In the genome of Mytilus edulis chromosome 3, xbMytEdul2.2, whole genome shotgun sequence, one region contains:
- the LOC139514363 gene encoding large ribosomal subunit protein uL4m-like isoform X2, with the protein MRNVTTTGSLRAEDKTDVTGELETASDPHLYVPDRPPLPIVTSRQLEYPSEHLPSKQAWLDTMATLEDEKLGIVDLHPKIFGTYPRIDILHNNVDWQRKYRFIDYSFARSRAEMPGGGKKPHPQKKTGRARQGSIRSPIYYKGGKALGPRGPKSFFYMLPKTKRVHGLCCALSAKYAQNKLIIVDSLEIPKADHQFLEDLIDVRFWGFSTLFVDDSDIMPRNFSLAVNQIPHFNAMPVYGLNVYSMLKHETLVLTLAAVEKIESKLLQILYSAQKEDVKFEYNE; encoded by the exons ATGAGG AATGTGACAACAACAGGAAGTTTGAGGGCAGAAGACAAAACAGATGTTACAGGAGAGTTAGAAACAGCATCAG ATCCACACCTTTATGTACCAGATAGACCACCATTGCCAATTGTTACATCAAGACAACTGGAATATCCATCTGAGCATCTGCCATCCAAACAAGCATGGTTAGATACAATGGCAACACTGGAAGATGAAAAGCTTGGTATTGTAGATCTACATCCAAAAATATTTGGCACCTATCCAAG AATTGATATACTTCATAACAATGTAGACTGGCAAAGAAAGTATAGATTCATA GATTATTCATTTGCAAGAAGCAGAGCAGAAATGCCTGGTGGTGGTAAAAAGCCCCATCCACAGAAAAAGACTGGTAGAGCTAGGCAGGGTAGCATCAGGTCACCTATATATTATAAAG GTGGAAAAGCACTTGGTCCTCGTGGTCCAAAGTCTTTTTTCTATATGTTACCAAAGACGAAAAGAGTCCATGGACTGTGTTGTGCATTATCTGCTAAGTATGCTCAGAACAAACTGATTATAGTTGACTCCTTAGAAATACCAAAGGCTGATCACCAG TTTTTAGAAGACTTGATAGATGTCAGGTTTTGGGGCTTCTCTACGCTTTTTGTTGATGA TTCTGATATAATGCCCAGGAATTTCTCTTTAGCAGTAAACCAAATACCTCACTTCAATGCTATGCCAGTATATG gttTAAATGTGTACAGTATGCTGAAACACGAGACCCTGGTATTAACATTAGCTGCTGTGGAAAAAATAGAAAGCAAACTTTTACAAATATTATATAGTGCTCAAAAGGAAGATGTTAAATTTGaatataatgaataa
- the LOC139516899 gene encoding DNA-directed RNA polymerase II subunit RPB7, producing the protein MFFHVSLEHEILLHPRYFGPNLLNIVKQKLFTEVEGTCTGKYGFVIAVTTIDNIGAGLIQPSRGFVVYPVKYKAIVFRPFKGEVLDAVVTQVNKVGLFTEIGPLSCFISRHSIPADMEFDPNSNPPCYKTKDEDVVIQQDDEIRVKIVGTRVDAKDIFAIGTLMDDYLGLCS; encoded by the exons ATGTTTTTTCAT GTTTCTCTGGAACATGAGATCCTACTTCATCCCCGATATTTTGGTCCTAATTTATTGAATATCGTGAAACAGAAACTGTTTACAGAAGTGGAAGGAACATGTACAGGaaa GTATGGCTTTGTAATAGCAGTTACAACAATAGACAACATTGGAGCAGGCTTAATACAGCCCAGTAGAGGATTTGTTGTTTACCCTgtcaaatataaagcaattgtatTTAGACCATTCAAAGGAGAGGTTTTAGATGCTGTAGTTACCCAAGTAAACAAG gtTGGTTTGTTTACAGAGATAGGACCACTGTCATGCTTTATCTCCAGACAT TCAATTCCTGCAGACATGGAGTTTGATCCCAATTCTAACCCTCCCTGTTATAAGACAAAAGATGAG GATGTTGTAATACAACAAGATGATGAAATCAGAGTGAAGATTGTAGGAACAAGAGTGGATGCTAAAGATATA ttTGCCATCGGAACATTAATGGATGATTACTTAG gtctGTGTAGTTGA
- the LOC139514363 gene encoding large ribosomal subunit protein uL4m-like isoform X1 produces the protein MFCSKHIFCRLNSQNFKNLFTFTAARNVTTTGSLRAEDKTDVTGELETASDPHLYVPDRPPLPIVTSRQLEYPSEHLPSKQAWLDTMATLEDEKLGIVDLHPKIFGTYPRIDILHNNVDWQRKYRFIDYSFARSRAEMPGGGKKPHPQKKTGRARQGSIRSPIYYKGGKALGPRGPKSFFYMLPKTKRVHGLCCALSAKYAQNKLIIVDSLEIPKADHQFLEDLIDVRFWGFSTLFVDDSDIMPRNFSLAVNQIPHFNAMPVYGLNVYSMLKHETLVLTLAAVEKIESKLLQILYSAQKEDVKFEYNE, from the exons ATGTTTTGTTCAAAGCATATATTTTGTAGACTTAATAGCCAAAATTTTAagaatttgtttacatttactgCAGCACGT AATGTGACAACAACAGGAAGTTTGAGGGCAGAAGACAAAACAGATGTTACAGGAGAGTTAGAAACAGCATCAG ATCCACACCTTTATGTACCAGATAGACCACCATTGCCAATTGTTACATCAAGACAACTGGAATATCCATCTGAGCATCTGCCATCCAAACAAGCATGGTTAGATACAATGGCAACACTGGAAGATGAAAAGCTTGGTATTGTAGATCTACATCCAAAAATATTTGGCACCTATCCAAG AATTGATATACTTCATAACAATGTAGACTGGCAAAGAAAGTATAGATTCATA GATTATTCATTTGCAAGAAGCAGAGCAGAAATGCCTGGTGGTGGTAAAAAGCCCCATCCACAGAAAAAGACTGGTAGAGCTAGGCAGGGTAGCATCAGGTCACCTATATATTATAAAG GTGGAAAAGCACTTGGTCCTCGTGGTCCAAAGTCTTTTTTCTATATGTTACCAAAGACGAAAAGAGTCCATGGACTGTGTTGTGCATTATCTGCTAAGTATGCTCAGAACAAACTGATTATAGTTGACTCCTTAGAAATACCAAAGGCTGATCACCAG TTTTTAGAAGACTTGATAGATGTCAGGTTTTGGGGCTTCTCTACGCTTTTTGTTGATGA TTCTGATATAATGCCCAGGAATTTCTCTTTAGCAGTAAACCAAATACCTCACTTCAATGCTATGCCAGTATATG gttTAAATGTGTACAGTATGCTGAAACACGAGACCCTGGTATTAACATTAGCTGCTGTGGAAAAAATAGAAAGCAAACTTTTACAAATATTATATAGTGCTCAAAAGGAAGATGTTAAATTTGaatataatgaataa